A genomic segment from Candidatus Zixiibacteriota bacterium encodes:
- a CDS encoding putative phage abortive infection protein yields the protein MMTTTRPEADQKEPTWHWWLLVLVPLVWVAYWFVSIQYFGEVNISDKGAFGDMFGGLNALFSGLAFGGLIIAILLQRRQLKLQVDELALQRKELELTRKELKGQKQQLEQQNRTLSRQNFENTFFQLLSLYNELVTSLKTGSATTGRDCFMTFCNLYFRAVQESIKGGQRMTDKSLGEIYSIQFAGFPKEVSNCFRLLYNILKFVDRSSMSDGKVYTNLVRALLTEDELLLIFYNCYSEQGKKLKPLLERYSMLKHLNRKRLLDESHAAFYHHNAYTRSVPLE from the coding sequence ATGATGACAACAACGAGACCAGAAGCCGATCAAAAGGAGCCGACTTGGCACTGGTGGCTCCTTGTCTTGGTCCCCCTTGTGTGGGTCGCTTATTGGTTCGTATCCATCCAATACTTTGGGGAAGTGAATATCAGCGACAAAGGTGCCTTCGGCGATATGTTCGGTGGACTCAACGCTCTCTTTTCTGGGCTGGCCTTCGGAGGACTGATAATCGCCATATTGCTACAAAGACGCCAGTTGAAGCTTCAGGTGGATGAGTTGGCGCTGCAGAGAAAGGAGCTGGAGCTCACTCGAAAGGAGCTAAAAGGTCAGAAGCAACAACTTGAGCAGCAAAACAGGACGCTGTCACGGCAGAACTTCGAGAACACTTTCTTCCAGCTGCTGTCTTTGTACAACGAACTTGTCACATCGCTGAAGACTGGCAGCGCGACAACAGGACGGGATTGCTTTATGACATTCTGCAACCTCTACTTTAGAGCTGTGCAAGAGTCTATTAAGGGTGGCCAGAGGATGACTGACAAGTCGCTAGGGGAAATCTACAGCATTCAATTCGCTGGCTTCCCCAAGGAAGTATCAAACTGTTTCAGACTTCTATACAACATTCTGAAGTTTGTTGACAGAAGTAGCATGTCAGACGGAAAAGTATACACAAACTTGGTGCGGGCTCTATTGACGGAAGATGAACTGCTATTGATATTCTACAACTGCTACAGCGAACAAGGGAAGAAGCTCAAACCTCTACTTGAGCGATACTCCATGCTAAAACACCTCAATCGCAAAAGACTCCTTGATGAATCACATGCGGCTTTCTATCATCACAATGCGTATACAAGGTCAGTTCCGCTTGAGTAA